In one Cynocephalus volans isolate mCynVol1 chromosome Y, mCynVol1.pri, whole genome shotgun sequence genomic region, the following are encoded:
- the LOC134368972 gene encoding heat shock transcription factor, Y-linked-like → MLFRKLWKIVESDQFKSIWWDDNGTSVVINEELFRKEVLERKAPFRIFETDSMKSLVRQLNLYGFTKMQQNFQRSASLADFLEEEKESSVLSKLQCYHNPNFKRGCPQLLVRMKRRIRVKNASVSAPLVQDFNKKDFRAEGNVENNITGLVAKTSGESLLSNSTNLNVPLTRKPSTSQRVADTTDSINSIASNFSPPSTIVRSSERTVTNQHASLNQLTTFHMSSQSSYTEANGHIVNYITSTTSASPFHIISPLQNSYFQLMVEPSTFPTRCPDVSATEAPFSNLLPACNPWIPRPMTADTSNACLSRSAHQPSSSHENHLTYN, encoded by the exons ATGCTTTTCAG aaaactttggaaaatagtggAAAGCGACCAATTTAAGTCTATTTGGTGGGATGATAATGGAACTTCTGTAGTGATTAATGAAGAACTCTTTAGGAAAGAAGTTTTGGAAAGAAAGGCCCCTTTTAGAATATTTGAAACTGACAGTATGAAAAGTTTAGTTCGACAGCTtaatctctatggatttaccaaAATGCAACAGAATTTTCAAAGATCTGCTTCTCTAGCTGattttctggaagaagaaaaagaaagctctgTTTTAAGCAAG TTACAGTGCTATCATAATCCAAACTTTAAGAGAGGCTGTCCCCAACTTTTAGTCAGAATGAAAAGAAGAATCAGGGTTAAAAATGCTTCTGTATCTGCTCCATTAGTTCAAGATTTCAACAAGAAGGACTTTAGAGCAGAGGGTAATGTGGAAAATAATATTACTGGTTTAGTTGCCAAAACTAGTGGAGAAAGTTTACTTTCAAACTCTACAAATTTAAATGTGCCTCTAACAAGGAAGCCTTCTACCAGCCAGAGAGTTGCTGATACAACCGACTCTATCAACTCAATCGCAAGTAATTTTTCTCCTCCATCAACTATCGTTAGATCATCAGAACGCACTGTTACCAATCAACATgctagtttaaatcagttgaccACTTTTCACATGTCCTCTCAAAGCAGCTACACTGAAGCAAATGGCCACATTGTGAATTACATTACAAGTACAACTTCTGCTTCTCCGTTCCACATCATATCTCCCTTACAGAATAGTTATTTTCAACTGATGGTGGAACCTTCCACTTTTCCAACCAGATGTCCTGATGTGTCAGCCACTGAGGCTCCTTTTTCTAATCTgctaccagcatgcaacccaTGGATCCCAAGGCCTATGACAGCTGATACATCTAATGCCTGTCTTTCAAGGTCAGCTCATCAACCATCTTCATCACATGAAAATCATCTTACCTACAACTGA